TCCAGGTTTTGTCCCCCCAAAAGAAGAGTCTTGCGCGTCGCATTACAATTCTGATGGTTCTGCCGGCATTATTACTTTTCGTACCGGTAGTAAACAACGAGAATTTCCAACTTGAAGGAATAGTATTACTCATTTTGATAGGATATTTCTCGAAAGGAATAATTCATTATGAGATTGCGAAGGTATTCGGTCCGTTGATTTGGGGACGAGCGTTTTGCGGTTGGGCGTGCTGGACGGCAGCCGTTTTAGAATGGTTACCTGTTGAAAAAGCCGGAAAAATCTCACCAAAGCTAAAGAAATTGAGATTTATAAGCCTGCTTATATCGATTTTGCTCCCATTAATTCTGGTTTTATTTTTTGCTTATGATGTCAGGAACGATTACCTGCACAAGAAAGAAATGGTCTGGATGTTCACGAGCAATGCTGTCTATTATTCATTATCCATCTCGATGGCCTTTGTATTAAGGGACAAAAGAGCGTTTTGCAAAATAGCCTGCCCGGTATCGCTGGTGATGAAAGTACCAGCAAAAGTCAGCCTGATCAAAATAAGACCGTCGGATAAAACATGTTTGAAGTGTGGAAAATGCACTG
This sequence is a window from Peptococcaceae bacterium. Protein-coding genes within it:
- a CDS encoding 4Fe-4S binding protein, which encodes MLPGNRRIRIIRDHERTKSVIKAVIPFAVGLIVAGATFFTVGWWGFLVIFPWMGFAVSLGVYLIQVLSPQKKSLARRITILMVLPALLLFVPVVNNENFQLEGIVLLILIGYFSKGIIHYEIAKVFGPLIWGRAFCGWACWTAAVLEWLPVEKAGKISPKLKKLRFISLLISILLPLILVLFFAYDVRNDYLHKKEMVWMFTSNAVYYSLSISMAFVLRDKRAFCKIACPVSLVMKVPAKVSLIKIRPSDKTCLKCGKCTEICPMDIDVMSYISQGKKVQSTECILCFECRMNCPAGAIK